The nucleotide sequence GATGTTCTGGGCCACGCTTGGGCCGGGCTCGGCCGGCGGAGCCCTGCGGCCCGGGAATCGGGGCGGCACCTGCCAGGTGTACGGCCCGGCCAGCCCCGGCCAGGGAAAGCCCGAGACACGGCGGGGCTGGGCTGCGGGGccagtgccattttttttcttcttaaatgtgtgcatcctattttctttttagttgttgtcgttgttttgttttagtttgtcCGTTTGTTTCAAGAGAAAGGCGGACCCGACCCTCTTTCCCCACCGCAAGAGAAAGCCGCTGGCGCATCACGCCGGCGGCAGATCCGCCGCGAACCGAGGGGAGGGGGAACGGGGCGAGGCGGAGGTACCTGTTGTAGGGGGTCCGTAGGAGCAGGGCCTGGCTGCCCGTGCAGCTGTCCGTGGGGGTGTGACAGCCGTACACCGGGGGGGGCACCGAGTACTGCTGGTCCCCTGCGGAGAAAGCGGGACAGGGTTAGCCCGTGCCGCGGCCGCTGcccagccccgcgccgcgccggcCGGGCCGCCCGGGAGCCGTTACCTAGCGAGGGCTGCTGGCTCATGGGGTCCTCGTGTTTGAAAGAGTGGTTCGTAAACTGCGCGGCGTGGTGAGACGGCGTGTGGCCGTAGCTCGGAGTCCCGTCAAAGGCTACGGTGCTGTAACCTGCCGGAGAGAGCACCGCGGGGTCAGGGGCCGCCCGGTCCGCACCTGCCCCCCGCAGGGCGGCTCCTCGCTGCCGTCGGCCGAGAGACTCCCccggggcagccccagcaccgtGGGTACGGCGGGGAGAGGCGCAGCGGGGGGTGTCGCCCCCCTTCACTCCCCCAGCACACGCGTGGGCGCTTGGGGGGGCTGCGGGCGCCGGAAAACGCCGTGTGACCCCGCGGGGTGCGGGGCTGCCGGGGTAGAGGGGGGCAGTCCCGCGGGAGGGCCGAGGCGGGCAGCCCGCTCCGGAGGGCGGAAAGTCGGAAGTCTCGTTCACGTTTCAAGAGAACAGATCGGCTTCGGTAATAAAAAGGATGTTTTCATTAATTGTTGCTCATATTAAAGAGGAAGATTCCCATCTGCTCTGTGTACTCCTCTGCCAGTTCCAATTTAGAAGTTACcctttaatctctttttttttttttttttttttttttaagagcagctTTCTGAAGAGTCTGCAATAAAGAATGTTACATGCAAAACTAAAACTCCTCCTTTCAGCGAAAATTGCTCTCCAAAATAACAAACAGCCGATTTGGTTTCCTACGCCGGGCAGATTCAGATGGAACACGAGCACCTCTGCTGACCCCGGGCCGCCGTGAGCCCGTAAATCAGGTGCTCGGACACCGACTTTCATTAATGACTTGGAGCTGGCTAAACAACTTCAGCTAAAAAAGTAATTACGAAGTAATATTATCTCGGCGGCTTCTCGGCTCGTCAGCAGTTACCCCCAGAACCAAGCTCCTCCGAAGTCATTcttccaacaaaataaaacaaaacaaaacagaaagcccAGCGCGGGCTGGGAAAACAAACGAGGCCGGCCCCGAGCGCCCGCCCTCACACCGTCCCCTCTTTCAGCCCGCTCCCTCCGCTCGGGCACCCTCCGGGGCCGCCTCTGTCTCCCGAGGGGCAGCGTGCGGGCTCCTGTACCAGCCCCCTTTGGGCGCGGGTGCCCGGTGCTGCGCCCGCCGCCGGCTGATAATCACAGGCGCTTTTCCGAGGCGTTACGATGGGGGTAACGCAGGGATCCgagtgctgcttctgcagccgATTGCCTCTGCAGACAATAAATTGGATCCGGCGGCACTACGGGATTTAACCAACCTGCAGCACCGCGCAGGAGAAATTAAGGGAGTGACGGGGAGGGGGAAAAATCCCGAAGGCTGTATAGCCCTCACCTTCGCGATGGGTTTGAGCCGACTCCGGCACGGCAGGGCTCGCTCGCCCCGACCCACCGCCTCCCCCCGCCCAGGAGCCCCGCGCGGCGGTGCGAGCGGCGCTGACAGCGCGGTACCGTGCGGGCTGCCGGCCCACAGCTGCTTCTCGCTCCTTATCTCCTCCCTTGGCCCTCGGGGCAGAGCCTCAGCCTTCAActccctttcccccttttccctctgccttttttttctttttcactttcagaaaacactgacaCTTTCTACGTTACTTTTGGCCCGGCGCAGACTTTCGGTGACCTTCAcaatgcagctctgagcagaacGATGTTTTGGCCGCATTTTCCGGTGTCGCCTGACCCAAAGCTTCAGGAATGTGATAAGAAAGCCGAGTTCTGAACCGAGCTGCCGATAGCGAGGTCTCTTTAATTAGGGCGTTATCAGAGCCGGGCCTGATTAAAATGtgctgaaaataattgaaagctatacagctgctgcagcacggggCCCGCCGGAGGACTCCAGTTGTGAAGGAGCCCAGCTGGGTGAAGGAGACGGGCGGACCAGAAGGGGAAAGCTGGGCAGAGCTTCCAAAGCCTCGCTCCCTACCCCCACGCCCCGGCCCAGACTCGGCTGAAGTGTCATCGCAGAGCCAAGGTAGCGTCTTTCCCACGGTCGGAAGAACCGGCTATAAGCCCGGGAGTTCGACCTTGAGGAGAGCGAAAACAAGAACGTTTTATCCGTCGCCGAGAATAAATAAGTCAATCAATAGAAAAGCGAGCACCCTTTGCCGAATTCCTCCTTGCCGAAGGAAGGAGCGCTACCCGGCCGGGCCGGAGCGGGAGGGAGGAGCCGCGCCGCAGCCGCGCTGCCCGAGCTCTGCCCCCCGCAGCAGGGCACGGCCACGCACACACCTGCTCGCCCGCCTCGGGGCAGCGCCGCGCAGCACGGCGACTCGCTGCCAAGTGCGGGAGCTGCCGCCCGCCCGCTGCCTCGGGTGGACAGTCGTCTGCCCGCGGGTGCGGAGCCGCCCGCACGGAGCCCTGCTGGGCCCAAGGCCGCAGCCAAGACGGGTGCCGTGCTTCTGAGCGTTAAAGGCTCCCTTTCGCTTTGGGGGGGGCTTAAAAATCAGAGAACGCTCCCTCACCCACCCGCATAGACCGAGGCTCATTCCCTCGTCCTTCTCGTCACTACTTCTGCTCAGCGATTAAAACCGTCTCAGATATCTGAAATACTTTCAGGTGTCCGAACAACACCAGCGGCCCCGTGCTGGGACGGCCGCCTCTGGGGATGCTGCGTACcttccccagcagagctgggcccTACGCTCCTTTCCCAGTTTTCCGACGTTGCGGATCGACAACCGCCGGGCCCGGGCTTTCTCTCTCGCAGCCCCCCCGGCCGCCTCCCTTCGCCGCCCGCCTGGGAGCAAAGGCACCCCTTAAAGGCCGGGCGCTGGCGGGCCCGCCACCCGCAGCAGCATTCCCGCGGCCCGAGGATGGCTCCTGGGCCGCGGAAGAGCAGAACGCTCGCCGGCAGCGGAGAGCCGGCCCGAGCCGCTCCGGTGAAGCCGGCTGCGAAAGCGCGGCTCCGGGCCCGCTCCTCcggccgccccgccgcgcccggGCAGCTCCTCCGGGCAGAGACGGAACTCGGCGTGAGGCGCGGCCCAGGGATCCCCAGCGAGAGCTCTGCGCGCTCTCCCTTCTTGCTCGCGTTAGCACCAGCAGATGTTTACGTTGCGGCCGCTGGCAGAAAAACCATTAGGCGATAACCCCGTTCCGTAGGCGGGGGCTGACCGATCGTTAGCCGCGCACCCACGCGAATTTCTCGGGGCAGCGCGAACCGCGGGGCCGCAACGCTCGCAGCCCGCCATGTCCCTGCCGCGGAGCCGCCGAGAGGGAACCAGAAGCCGCTCGGTGCGTGCGGCCCGGCCTGAGGAGCCGGCGCTCCCGGGCTCGGTCCGACAAGCGCCCGGAGAACAGCACCGGGCGGACAGCAGCCCGCATATTCAGGAGAAGGTAAACAATTCTACCCCCGCCCCTTCATTGCACAGTTTGCGGAGAGAACGGTCTCAGAGCAGCGGCCCCGTCTGCACGTCGGGACCGTCCTCAGCCCGAAAACAGCCCTGCGAAGAGAGGAGGCTGCTCCAGCCAGAGCCGAGGCCGGAGCCGCCCGCTGCGGCCCTGGAGAGCCGCCCGTGGCACCCGGAGCCGCCCGGAGGGGCGCgacggcggcgcggggcgggagGGATGCGGGCTCCGTGCGTGCGGCGAGCGCGGCCCGGCGAGGATACGGCGGTGCCCGCGGGGCTGAGCCCGAGGCCGGGCGCCCGGCGGCGCCGCCCTTACCCTGGTTGCGAATGGCTTGCTGGCTCTCCAGGCAGTTGGGCAGGTAGGGCCCGTTGGGGAACATCCTGGCCTGGCCGGAGGGCGGCTGGCTGGGCGGCGGGGCACCGAAGGGCCCGTAGCGGCAGGCCCCGGCCGTGCCCGTGAACTGCCCGGAGAAGTGGACGGTGAAAGCGCTCAGGTACTGCTCCTCGTGCGGGTCCGACCCGTTCCAGCTGGGTTCCTGCTTGATGAAAGAGTGCGGCCCCAGCGAGCCGTAGGAGGCCCCCGGGGGGAAGTCCAGGACGGGAGCCCACTGCGCCGCGCTGCTCACGGGCATGGCGCAGTTGCTGTTGCCCGGCAGGGAGGGCACGGAGGGCAGCAGCGCGTTCAGGTCCCGGACGTCGGACCCCATCTGCTCGCAGACCTTCTGCCTGCCGCCGGGCAGCCAGTCTCCCCCCGGGCCGCACTTATTCCAGGACACCTGGCCTCTGCCCGCCAGGCCGGAGGCCGGCTCCGGCTGCAGGCACCAGGCCGGCGAGCTCAGCCCCTTGGGGGAGGTTTGCTCCGCGACGCAGCTCCCCGGGTCCAGCCCGGCGGGAGCGGGCAGCAGCGACAGGGAAAGGTTGTTCTCCAGGATCGCCTCCGGGGCCGCGCCCGCTCGCAGCGCAGGGCGGGGTGCGCGCGTGTCCGTGCGGCCGCGGCCGTGTGTCCGTGTGTCTGTCCGTGTGTCTGTCCGTGCGCGTGCCGGGGGGGGCACAGCCGCCTCGCACGCCACACCTCGGCTGCCTGCTCGCCCTCAACTTTGCAAAGCTCAAATAGAGGCGCTCGCAGGGGAGGAGGAGTCAGCCGCGCCGATCCTCCATTCACACAACCTTCGTCAaggggctgcccacagcccgCTCTGCTGAACCGAGCCAGGCCAGCCGGGGGAGGGGGACGGGGGGGCACGGGGACCGAGTGGGAGAGGTTACTGTGGGAGAATATATCTCCCCTACGCATCCCTCCCACCCTTCCTCCGGTGCGAGCGCCACTAAATCTCACCCTAACATCCCTTCGCTTTGGGAGACGTGGCGAGACCGCCAGAGAGATGCGGGCGGCCCCGTAAGTACGTGCTGCGCCACTTCCCGCAGCCCCGCGCACGTCCCGCGGGAGCCCCGAGGGCGGCGGGGTCGCAGCCCCGGGCACCGCGCGGAGAAGCAGCCGGCCCTGCTGGATCGAGGGGAAGCGACCCGGCCCGGGGCGAGCCGACCCGGCGAGGGAAAGTGTCTTTCCAGGTGCTCTCCCCGTGTGGGAGAACGTCCGCGTCCCCCGAGCTGCCCGCGCCTAGAAGGGAGGAGGCGGCCGGGCGGCTGCGGGAGGAGCGCAGCTCAACGTGCGCCCGCTTCGGGGATTCACCCGGCACAGCTCCGGGGAGGACCCGcaccctcccttccctcctcagcCCGGACGGCGGCTCCGCAGCACGAACCCGGCGGCACGTCACGCATTATCCCCGACGGCCCTCCCGGGCAACTCGGCGGGTGGGGGGATGGCCCCGGCAGCCGGGGGCCCGCGACCTTTTCCCCGCCCCGACCGGCAGGGCAAACGGCGGGGCCCCCGAGACGCGGCCGTGCCTGCCGCGGCCAGGCGCGCCCCGGCACCCGGCGCAGATACGAGCCCGCCGCCTCCCCCGCGGGAGCCGCTCACCAAGCGCGGGAGCCTGCCCCCTTCCTCCCGAAGTACTCATCGCTGTCGGCCGGGCCGGGGGAACGCTTAGCCCCTAGGGCACGAGTGTGACGGCTCCGCGGGGCCGCGTGTGGGTGCGCTCCCGTTGCGCCCCGCGTCCGGCCGGCGGCACTCGCCCCCCCCGCGCCGCGGCCGCGGTGAGAAGTCGCTCCCCCGAAGCTGCGGTGGCAAAAGCGCCGCGAGGAGCGGTTACCTGTCGCCCGAAGGGTCGGCCCCGATGTCCTCCGGCGGCAACTCGCGCTACGGCGTTCCCATTCCCCGCGGCATTAAAGGTTATCGCGAAGCATCGCCGACCTCCAAACGATGTTTTAAAATTGAGACGGTAGATGCTGCAACAAAATAAATCGAAACGGCTCGTTACTGGCGAAGCCAAGTGTAATTTCATGTTGTCCTTACACTGATTAACAACACTCGTCGTGTTCTGTTACTAGTAAAACGGCGTTCATTTTCACAGGCTGTCTTCAGACAAATCGCTTTTAAATCGCCCGCTTTGATGTGTACAAACGCGTTTGTTACAGAACTCCGCGCGTACGATAAGAGCGAAGGGTTTGTTTGCCAATACTAAAGGCTGCGTAAGTTGGAAGGAGCTGCTGCGCTCTGTGAGGACACGCAAAACGAATTCGGTCTCGGGGGATCAGCGAGCGCAGCCCGCTCCCGCGGCGCGGCGAGACGGCTcctctcccctctgcctccGCCCGCCCCCGCTGTGCGCTCGCAGCCCGCAGCCCGCCGCTCCCGTACCCGCGGGGTCCCGGGCCGTGGGAAGGTGCAGGAAGGTcggggctgctgctggaccCGTTCGTTTCTGCGATGGACCAACATGTAGAGTTGGTCCCGTTAACCGCCGGCTCCAAAATCTACAACAGACGTGCTTAAATACGAATCCTTGTGCAACTTAagcacagcattttatttcccGTGAAAACCAGACCTCTCTTGATACAAACAGAAAGCCTTTCCCGCAACGGAACATTTCTCTAGCTGTGcgtttctttcccttttttttttttttttaaatagcctCACTCGATAAATTCTGTTAAGGGAACAACGTTTTGTCGATCGCTTAGGTCTGCATTATTCCGCCCGGGAAGAATACCGAAGCCCTCCCAAATCTTCGCCTCTCGCATTCCCAGCAGACACGACCGAGCGCTGAAGCAAGCAGCGCCCTCGGCCATCAGCACATCTCCCTCCTGGCGGCCCCCGGCTGGGCCCGCAGTGACACGGCAGAAGGCACCGCGCCTGGCACCTGCGCTTCCCGGCACACGGCAGCCCGCCGGGACACCGGGCGGAGCCGGCACGCAACGGGCGGACGCTCCTCGGGGCTGTGCCGGGATCCGGCTTTAGCGGACCGGGGCAGCCCGAGAAGCGGGGCGGGCTGGAGACTTTAGCGAAACAGCCGGAGTCACCTCCCGCAGCCATTTCCTTACAGTCAGCACGAGCGAGAGAGAAAACCGCCCGCCCCGCTGCAAAGCAGGGGCCCTACTCCAGGCCGAAAGCGCCCCGGGGCCACACGTCCCCTTCAAAGCGGTGCGGCGGGCGTGGGGGACGTAAGTCGCGTCCTCCTCGGGGGTCCCGACCCCGCCCTGGGGTCCCTCCGGCGGGATCGCGCCGCGTCCCGCAGCCCAGCAGCCGCATCCCGGCCTCGGCGCGGCTCAGAGCGCAAAGCCGGCAGCGCCGGGCACGGCAACTACTCTGCCGGGGTCCCGACCCACACGGCCGGGACCTTCCCACCCTCTGCCCTCCAAACTCGATCCGATCCAGATCTCGGCCAGGCAGAAAGCTGGCTGAATGGCTTTAACCGATAATTCCCGGGAAACGATCGACGTTTGATCCTGCTCACAGGCTAACGCTACGAGACCAACCATCAGGTATTTCTCGGACAGGGGTTGTTCTACAGAGAGCCTCACTCGATCCTGGGAAAAAGGGGCTCGGGGAGCTGCTCCCGAGCCGTGAAGCACCTCCCAGGCGGCGTCCCGCTCTCCGCCGCTGTGCCGACCAGTTAACGGCCCGGCCATTCTCACCACGCTTTACTAAGCTCCATAAACGATCCCCTCGCGGCTCGAAGCGGGGGGAGACTGGCTTAAACAGAGATAAATCCCCAGCGCTGTTGGAGCCGCTCACGGCACGCAGGGGGGATCTGTCTCCTTTCACTCGGGGAGCTGATCAGAGTTTGATTACTTAAGCGCcaagagcagcagaaacagtGCTGCGAACCGTTCTCCAGGAGCGCAGAGAGGCGAAGAGGGACGGGAACTCACACCGCGGCCCGATCTCGCGCTCCTC is from Numida meleagris isolate 19003 breed g44 Domestic line chromosome 6, NumMel1.0, whole genome shotgun sequence and encodes:
- the WT1 gene encoding Wilms tumor protein isoform X2, translating into MGSDVRDLNALLPSVPSLPGNSNCAMPVSSAAQWAPVLDFPPGASYGSLGPHSFIKQEPSWNGSDPHEEQYLSAFTVHFSGQFTGTAGACRYGPFGAPPPSQPPSGQARMFPNGPYLPNCLESQQAIRNQGYSTVAFDGTPSYGHTPSHHAAQFTNHSFKHEDPMSQQPSLGDQQYSVPPPVYGCHTPTDSCTGSQALLLRTPYNSDNLYQMTSQLECMTWNQMNLGSTLKGHTTGYENENHSAPMLYSCGAQYRIHTHGVFRGIQDVRRVPGVAPTIVRSASETNEKRPFMCAYPGCNKRYFKLSHLQMHSRKHTGEKPYQCDFKDCERRFSRSDQLKRHQRRHTGVKPFQCKTCQRKFSRSDHLKTHTRTHTGTTSTDDH
- the WT1 gene encoding Wilms tumor protein isoform X1, which gives rise to MGSDVRDLNALLPSVPSLPGNSNCAMPVSSAAQWAPVLDFPPGASYGSLGPHSFIKQEPSWNGSDPHEEQYLSAFTVHFSGQFTGTAGACRYGPFGAPPPSQPPSGQARMFPNGPYLPNCLESQQAIRNQGYSTVAFDGTPSYGHTPSHHAAQFTNHSFKHEDPMSQQPSLGDQQYSVPPPVYGCHTPTDSCTGSQALLLRTPYNSDNLYQMTSQLECMTWNQMNLGSTLKGHTTGYENENHSAPMLYSCGAQYRIHTHGVFRGIQDVRRVPGVAPTIVRSASETNEKRPFMCAYPGCNKRYFKLSHLQMHSRKHTGEKPYQCDFKDCERRFSRSDQLKRHQRRHTGVKPFQCKTCQRKFSRSDHLKTHTRTHTGKTSTTSTDDH